From Halorientalis litorea:
CAACACCTCGTAGTACGCGGCGGCTTGGTCGCGCTCCTTGAGTTCGGTCGTCTGCTCGGCGATACGTTCGAGGGCCGTCTCCGGGTCCCGGCGGTCACGGGAGCGCGTCCCGACGCTCCCGAACAGCGCGTACATCCCGACCACCTCGTAGAACCACTCCTCGGGGCGGGTGTTGACCGGGACCATCGTCGTTATCTTCCGAGCCGATTTCCCGTGGCTCTCGTTCCACTCCGCGATGGTGAGGTGGAGTGCGGCGAGCAACACGTCGTTGACCGAGACGCCGTCGGGCCGGCCGGAGACGAGCATTTCGGTGAGGTCCTCGTCCAGCGTCCGGTGGACGAAGCCCCAATCGTCCCCGCTGGTGCCACCGTCCTCGGCGATGCGCGTCGGCCTGTCGACGGTGTCCCCGAGTTTTCCTGCGAGGGTCCCGAACAGGTCAGCGCGCTCGACGAGCGACGACGGGCGGATGTCGTCGAGAGCCGCACGCGACTCTTCGAGCGGGAGGGTGTCGCCGTCGGGCGTCTCGCCGCGGTAGGCCTGACAGACCGAGCGAGCGATGCGGACCGCGCCGACCCCGTCTGCGGCGGCGTGGCTGACGGCCACCATCAGCAGGTCGCCACCCTCGCGGCCAGCACCGCGGACCACCGAGAGTCGGACCGGCGACTCCGCAGTCAGGTCGAACGACCGGCCGTAGAACTCGGTTCGGGCCGCATCGAGGTCGTCGTCGGCGTCGACGACTTCGACCGGGACCTCTCCCGCGTCGTCGGGAATCTCCCACTCGTACTGCGTGTCACCGAGGTTGCACGGCCGCCGTCTGGCCCGCGCGAGCGGGTGGGCGGTACAGGCAGCGACCGCCGCCTCTTCGAGTCGGTCGACGTCGATGGTCTCGGCCGTCCCGACCTCTATCTGGATGTTCCACGGCGCGAACGATTCCTCTATGTGGTGGACTGCCTCGTCGAGTACGGTAAACGGAACACTCGTCGTCACCACACGTCACCCCCAACCGTATCCCACATATCAACGCTTGATGGCCGGCTACCTCATAAATCGCATCCCTCGCATGTCTCGTGCCTTCCGCCCGGTCGCTGGGCGAAATTATCAAGTCACGGAGACACAATTGGGCGGGTATGCGCGTCGCAGTCGGTACGGAGAACCCGGTGAAGGTGTCGGCGACGGAGCGGGCACTCGCGGGACGAATCGAGGGACAGGTCGAAGCGGTCGATGTCGACCCCAGTGTCCCCGAACAGCCACGCGGGCACGCCCAGACAATCGCCGGCGCGCAGAACCGCGCGGAAGCAGCACTGGCGTTCGGGTCGGGCGTCGACTTCGGCGTCGGCATCGAGGGCGGCGTCGCGGAACTCCGCCGTGCCTCGGCGGGCGACAGGGGATGGGCCGACGACGTGGCCGTCATCGCCGGGTCTTCGGACCTGTACCTCGTGATGTGGGCCGCCGTCGCCGACGGTACCCGCACGACTCGCGGTGCCGGGCCGAGCATCCGCCTCCCCGAAACCGTCGCCACCCGCGTCCGCGATGGCGACGAACTCAGTCCCGTCCTCGCCGACGTACTCGGTGCCGAGGACGTGGCGACGACACAGGGAGCCATCGGCCTCCTCACCGACGGCATCGTGGACCGCGAAGACGCCTTGGTGCAGGCCGTCGCCGCGGCTCTCGGCCCGTTCGTCACCGACCACTACGAATAAAAACCTTCGTGGGAATCAGTCCGTCTCCGCCGCCGCTTCCGCCTCTGCCTCGCGGCTCTCCTCGACAGCGGTCGTCAGCGAGACGTTCAGCCACGCCATCGCGACGAGGCCGCCCGCGATGGTGACGACGTTCTTGACCGCGTGGTCCACGATGGCCGCCCCCAGTGCCGTCTCCCACGCGACAGTCGGGACGAGGGCGACGACCAGCAGCGAGAACGCACCCTCGTACAGGCCGATGCCGCCGGGCGACAGCGGGAGGACCTTGGCGAGGTTGCCGACGCTGACGGCGAAGAAACCGACGGCCAACAGCGTGCCCGGCGCGAGGTCGACCTCGAAGGCGGCGAACACGAGGACAGCGGTCACCACGTCGAGCGTCCAGATGACGAGACTCGTCGCGCCCACGCGGGCGAAC
This genomic window contains:
- a CDS encoding DUF84 family protein, with the translated sequence MRVAVGTENPVKVSATERALAGRIEGQVEAVDVDPSVPEQPRGHAQTIAGAQNRAEAALAFGSGVDFGVGIEGGVAELRRASAGDRGWADDVAVIAGSSDLYLVMWAAVADGTRTTRGAGPSIRLPETVATRVRDGDELSPVLADVLGAEDVATTQGAIGLLTDGIVDREDALVQAVAAALGPFVTDHYE
- a CDS encoding condensation domain-containing protein, which gives rise to MVTTSVPFTVLDEAVHHIEESFAPWNIQIEVGTAETIDVDRLEEAAVAACTAHPLARARRRPCNLGDTQYEWEIPDDAGEVPVEVVDADDDLDAARTEFYGRSFDLTAESPVRLSVVRGAGREGGDLLMVAVSHAAADGVGAVRIARSVCQAYRGETPDGDTLPLEESRAALDDIRPSSLVERADLFGTLAGKLGDTVDRPTRIAEDGGTSGDDWGFVHRTLDEDLTEMLVSGRPDGVSVNDVLLAALHLTIAEWNESHGKSARKITTMVPVNTRPEEWFYEVVGMYALFGSVGTRSRDRRDPETALERIAEQTTELKERDQAAAYYEVLQMIPPGTPVSLKRQLPHLLRGIGSGLMDTAALSNLGRVPDGPSLSADGNDSLWFSPPCMSALPLGIGVATTNGAVRLSFRYTARQFDADAASRFADYYVGTVRTLVG